TCCCGCCCAGCCCGAGTTCCACCAGGCCGTACGCGAGGTACTGGAGACCCTGGCCCCGGTGTTCGCCGCCCGACCCGAGTACGCCGACCCGGCGGTGGCCTTGGTCGAGCGGCTGACCGAACCCGAGCGGCAGATCCTCTTCCGCGTGCCGTGGCAGGACGACCGGGGCCGCGTCCACGTCAACCGCGGCTTCCGGGTGGAGTTCAACAGCGCGCTGGGCCCGTACAAGGGCGGCCTGCGCTTCCACCCGTCGGTGGACATCGGCGTGGTGAAGTTCCTCGGCTTCGAGCAGGTCTTCAAGAACGCCCTGACCGGTCTCGGCATCGGCGGCGGCAAGGGCGGCAGCGACTTCGACCCGCACGGCAAGTCCGACGCCGAGGTCATGCGCTTCTGTCAGTCGTTCATGACCGAACTCCACCGCCACATCGGCGAGCACACCGACGTCCCCGCGGGTGACATCGGCGTCGGTGGCCGCGAGATCGGCTTCCTGTTCGGCCAGTACCGGCGCATCACCAACCGCTGGGAAGCCGGCGTGCTCACCGGCAAGGGCCAGGGCTGGGGCGGCTCCCTGATCCGCCCCCAGGCCACCGGATACGGCAGCGTGCTGTTCGCCGCCGAGATGCTCGCCGTGAAGGGCGCCTCCCTGGACGGCCTGACCGCCGTGGTCTCCGGCTCCGGCAACGTCGCCCTGTACACGATCGAGAAGCTCCGGCAGCTCGGCGCCAACCCCGTCACCGCCTCCGACTCACAGGGCTACGTCGTCGACGAGAAGGGCATCGACCTGGAGCTGCTGCGCCAGATCAAGGAGGTCGAACGCGGCCGGGTCAGCGAGTACGCCCAGCGTCGCGGCGCCTCGGCCCGCTTCGTCCCCGGCGGCCGGGTCTGGGAGGTCCCGGCGGACGTCGCCTTCCCGTCGGCCACCCAGAACGAACTGACGGAGGCGGACGCGCTGACGCTGGTGCGCGGCGGGGTCCAGGCGGTCTCCGAGGGCGCCAACATGCCCACCACCCCGGAGGGCGTGCGGGTCCTCCAGCAGGCGGGCGTGGCCTTCGGTCCCGGCAAGGCCGCGAACGCGGGCGGAGTCGCCGTGAGCGCCCTGGAGATGGCACAGAACGCCGGTCGGGTCTCCTGGAGCGCGGAGCGCGTCGAGGACGAGCTGGCGGGCATCATGCGTTCGATCCACGCCGTCGCCCACGAAACGGCCGAACGCTACGGCGCGCCCGGTGACTACGTGACGGGCGCGAACATCGCCGGCTTCGAGCGGGTCGCCGACGCGATGCTGGCCCAGGGCGTGATCTGAGCCCACCCGCGGTGCACCGCACCGCGCCGTCGCGGCTCCCTCGGGGGCCGCGACGGCGCGAGCCGCCCACGCACGCAACCCCTCGCCACCGCACCGCGCTCGGGCCCGTAGCCTGACCCTGCCACCATCCATCGGATCACCAGGGAGCTGCCGCGTGCTCACCGCACTGGACGGCGTGTACGGAGACCGCCCCGACGCCCTCACCGTCGCCGGCCGCGCCACCTCCTACGAGGAACTGCTCGGCGCTGCCTCCGCCGTGGCCCGCGACATCACCGCCGGCGGCGCACCGGCCGTCGCCGTGACGGCCACCGCCTCCCTGGAGACCGTCGCCGCCACCGTGGGCGCGCTGCTGGCCGGGGTCCCCCTCGTACCCCTGCCCCCCGACGCCGGCCACGCCGAACGCGAGCACATCCTCCGGGACTCCGGCGCCGCGCTCCTCGACGTGGACTACACCCGCCGCGCCGACACCCCCGCCACGCCCGCGGCCGGGGCGACCGACCCCGCCCTGATCCTCTACACGTCCGGGACCACCGGTCCCCCCAAGGGCGTGGTCCTCACCACCGCCGCGATCGCCGCCGACCTCGACGCCCTCGCCGAAGCCTGGCAGTGGACCGCCGAGGACACCCTCGTGCACGGCCTGCCCCTCTTCCACGTACACGGACTCGTCCTCGGGGTCCTCGGCGCCCTGCGCACCGGCAGCCGGCTCTTGCACACCGGCCGCCCCACCCCCGAGGCGTACGCGCAGGCCGCCGGCAGCCTGTACTTCGGCGTCCCCACCGTCTGGTCCCGGATCGCCGGGTCCCCGGCCGAGGCCGCCGCGCTCTCCCGCGCCCGGCTCCTCGTCTCCGGCAGCGCCGCCCTGCCCGCGCCGGTGTTCCGGGACCTGGAGGCCCTGACCGGCCTGCGCCCGGTGGAGCGCTACGGAATGACCGAGACCCTGATCACCGTCAGCGGCCGGGCCGGCGGAGAGGTCCGCCCCGGCACGGTCGGCACCCCGGTGCGCGGCATCCGCACCCGTATCGCCGCCGAACCGGGCGCCGAGATCGGCGAACTCCAGCTCACCGGACCGACCCTGTTCTCCGGATACCTGGGCCGCCCCGAGGCGACGGCCGCCGCGTACACCGAGGACGGGTGGTTCCGCACCGGCGACATCGCCGCCGTCGACGAGACCGACGGCGTTCACCGCATCGTGGGCCGGGCCTCCATCGACCTGATCAAGTCCGGCGGGTACCGCATCGGCGCGGGCGAGATCGAGAACGCCCTCCTCGACCACCCCCGGGTCAGCGAGGCGGCCGTCGTCGGACTGCCGGACACCGACCTCGGCCAACGGATCGTGGCCTTCGTCGTCGCGCAGGGCGTCACCGGCACGGAACTCACCGACTTCGTCGCCGCGCACCTGTCGGTGCACAAACGCCCCCGCGAGGTCCGCTTCGTGACCGCCATCCCGCGCAACGCCATGGGCAAGCCGCAGAAGAAGCTGCTGCTGACGAACGACTCCGAGGACCGGCGATGACGACTCCCCCCTCTGCTCCCGCCTTCTTCGACCGCAGGACCGGTTCGCCCTGGCTGCGCCGGTTCCACCCCGGGCCGCCTTCCGGTCCCGCGCCGACCCTCGTGTTCCTTCCGCACGCGGGCGGCAGCGCCGCCTACTACCACCCGTTCTCCGCGGCCCTGGCCCCCTGCGCCGAGGTGCTCGTCGCCCAGTACCCCGGGCGCCAGGAGCGCATCGGCGAGCCGGTACCGGGCAACATCGCCGCGATGGCCGACGGGCTGCTGGAAGCTCTGATGCCGTGGCGGGAACGGCCGTTGGTGCTGTTCGGGCACAGCATGGGCGCACTCATCGGCTACGAGGTGACGCGCCGCCTGGAGCACGCCGGCACGCCCCCGCACGGTCTGATCGTGTCCGGGCGACGCTCCCCGCTGATCGAGCGCTCCGAGGGCGTCCACCCGCGGGACGACGACGCGCTGATCGCCCTGGTCAGCGAACTCGCGGGCACCGACGCCAGACTCCTGGCCGATCCGGACTTCCGCGAGCTGATCCTGCCGGCGCTGCGCGGCGACTACCGCGCCGTCGAGACGCATCGACACGTGCCCGGACCGGTGCTGCGCACCCCGGTGAGCGTGTTGACCGGCGAGTCCGACCCCCGGGTCGGCGTGCCCGAGGCCATGGCCTGGCGGGAGGTGACCGCGGGGGCCTTCACCTTCCGCGGGTTCCCCGGCGGGCACTTCTACCTGAACGAACAGCGGGACGCGGTGTCCCGGGCGATCGCGGAGGACCTGGCGGCGTTCACGGCCCTGGCGGGGCGGTCCGCACCGACGGGGTGAGGCGACCTTGTCGACGGCGTGGTTCCTGCCGGCGGGGGTGAGGCCGGGGGTGAGGTCGGCGGGGGGCGCCCGTGGCGTGAGCGGCGCCGGCGCCGTCCTCAGGGGCGGACCAGGTGGCGGGCCAGTACCTCCAGGGCCTCGGTGACCGTCGGCAGCCGTTCCGCCTCCGCCTCGCCGAGCGCCCGGGCGAGGGCTTCCTCGACCTTGGAGGCGCCGACGGCCCGCACGGTGGCCACGCGCGCGGAGACCTCGGGGGACCGGCGTACGAGCGTGCGCCGGCGGTCGGCCGGATCGGGCGCGGTCTCCACCGATCCCACCTCGCGCAGTCGGGCCACGGCACCCGACACCTGGCTCTGCGGCAGGCCCGTGCGCTGCGCGGTCTCGCCGACGGTGGTGTCCGGATGCGCGGCGATGTCCCCCGCCACGATCACCACCGCGCGGGTACTGCCGGCGTACTGACCGGATCCGCCCGGGGGCTCGGGCAGGGCTTCCTCGCCGAGCTTCATCAAGGCCCTGCCGAGCAGGAACAGTTCGATTCCATCCACCACGCCAGAATACATCACGGCAGATACATCAAGAAGGATGCATCTCTCTTGATGTATCTGTTCCGATGGATTAGGCTGATCGCAGAGCAGCGGACAAAGGTCCGTGCCGATCAACGCAGAGGAGTCACCATGTCCGCCCTGTCCGCCACCCTCGCGGCTCCCGGCTGCACCCTTCACTACCAACTCCGAGGATCCGGACCACTGTTGTTGATCTCCCAGAGCGGCGAGGGGGACGCCGATCGCACCGTGGACCTGGTGTCGCACCTCGATGACGCCTTCACCGTCCTGACGTACGACCGACGGGGCCTCTCCCGCAGCAGGCTCGACGAACCGGGCCGGACCACCACCCTGGCCGAGCACGCCGAGGACGTACACCGGCTGCTGTCCGCCGTCACCGACGAACCCGCCCTGATGTTGGGTTGCAGCCTCGGTGCGACCATCGGCCTCCACCTGGCCGCACGACATCCAGGCCAAGTGGGCACCCTCATCGCCCACGAGCCGGTCGCCCCACGCCTGCTGCCGGCGGCCGACCGGGCCGACCACGAGGCGGAGTTGGCCGGGTTACAGGAGAGCTACCGCGCGTCCGGACTCGGCGTCGCGCTCCCGGAGATCGCCCGGGTCCTGGGCATCGACCCGACCCGCCAGGAGATCGAACCGGATGTGACCCCCGAGCCTCTGGACGACCGACGCCGCGCCAACTTCGACTACTTCGTCGAGCACGACTTCTCGGCGATCATCGAGGACACCCTC
Above is a window of Streptomyces sp. NBC_01426 DNA encoding:
- the gdhA gene encoding NADP-specific glutamate dehydrogenase is translated as MKDHKDRLDALRADIERRNPAQPEFHQAVREVLETLAPVFAARPEYADPAVALVERLTEPERQILFRVPWQDDRGRVHVNRGFRVEFNSALGPYKGGLRFHPSVDIGVVKFLGFEQVFKNALTGLGIGGGKGGSDFDPHGKSDAEVMRFCQSFMTELHRHIGEHTDVPAGDIGVGGREIGFLFGQYRRITNRWEAGVLTGKGQGWGGSLIRPQATGYGSVLFAAEMLAVKGASLDGLTAVVSGSGNVALYTIEKLRQLGANPVTASDSQGYVVDEKGIDLELLRQIKEVERGRVSEYAQRRGASARFVPGGRVWEVPADVAFPSATQNELTEADALTLVRGGVQAVSEGANMPTTPEGVRVLQQAGVAFGPGKAANAGGVAVSALEMAQNAGRVSWSAERVEDELAGIMRSIHAVAHETAERYGAPGDYVTGANIAGFERVADAMLAQGVI
- a CDS encoding AMP-binding protein, whose product is MLTALDGVYGDRPDALTVAGRATSYEELLGAASAVARDITAGGAPAVAVTATASLETVAATVGALLAGVPLVPLPPDAGHAEREHILRDSGAALLDVDYTRRADTPATPAAGATDPALILYTSGTTGPPKGVVLTTAAIAADLDALAEAWQWTAEDTLVHGLPLFHVHGLVLGVLGALRTGSRLLHTGRPTPEAYAQAAGSLYFGVPTVWSRIAGSPAEAAALSRARLLVSGSAALPAPVFRDLEALTGLRPVERYGMTETLITVSGRAGGEVRPGTVGTPVRGIRTRIAAEPGAEIGELQLTGPTLFSGYLGRPEATAAAYTEDGWFRTGDIAAVDETDGVHRIVGRASIDLIKSGGYRIGAGEIENALLDHPRVSEAAVVGLPDTDLGQRIVAFVVAQGVTGTELTDFVAAHLSVHKRPREVRFVTAIPRNAMGKPQKKLLLTNDSEDRR
- a CDS encoding thioesterase II family protein, giving the protein MTTPPSAPAFFDRRTGSPWLRRFHPGPPSGPAPTLVFLPHAGGSAAYYHPFSAALAPCAEVLVAQYPGRQERIGEPVPGNIAAMADGLLEALMPWRERPLVLFGHSMGALIGYEVTRRLEHAGTPPHGLIVSGRRSPLIERSEGVHPRDDDALIALVSELAGTDARLLADPDFRELILPALRGDYRAVETHRHVPGPVLRTPVSVLTGESDPRVGVPEAMAWREVTAGAFTFRGFPGGHFYLNEQRDAVSRAIAEDLAAFTALAGRSAPTG
- a CDS encoding MarR family winged helix-turn-helix transcriptional regulator produces the protein MDGIELFLLGRALMKLGEEALPEPPGGSGQYAGSTRAVVIVAGDIAAHPDTTVGETAQRTGLPQSQVSGAVARLREVGSVETAPDPADRRRTLVRRSPEVSARVATVRAVGASKVEEALARALGEAEAERLPTVTEALEVLARHLVRP
- a CDS encoding alpha/beta fold hydrolase is translated as MSALSATLAAPGCTLHYQLRGSGPLLLISQSGEGDADRTVDLVSHLDDAFTVLTYDRRGLSRSRLDEPGRTTTLAEHAEDVHRLLSAVTDEPALMLGCSLGATIGLHLAARHPGQVGTLIAHEPVAPRLLPAADRADHEAELAGLQESYRASGLGVALPEIARVLGIDPTRQEIEPDVTPEPLDDRRRANFDYFVEHDFSAIIEDTLDLAALARTTTRIVPAIGATTSASVFDHRCATALADLLDTAICTFPGGHNGNTARPRAYAARLRSLLTAPAHRS